TCCTTGGAAATCGGCCACCAAGATACTAAGTGAAGACTCTCTATCAGGAACTGAGATGGATAAGGCCCGTAAGCGGGTGCGCGGCAACACAAAGCGCGTTGTCAAGCAGAAACGAGAAATCGCTAATCCACAAACACGACCCAATCAGTATAAAGAAACGGATATTCCCACCACCAGTAATAAACCGTCACTTTTCGACGCAGGATCTATCCTAGACTGTACCAAGCAACCAAGTTTATTCGAACCGACCACAAATAGTAAGCAAATACTATTCGGATCACCGGGATGGACGTATACCAAACCCATTCAAAGTACTCCGGCTACGCCCAGTGCAACAATCAAATTGAATCAAAAAACGAATGATCCCAGGAGCACGCCAACAGTGATTTCCGGGAATAGCAGTACCACCTCGGTGATGGATGTTAAGGGAAATGTGGAGGAGAATAGAGGATCTGAAGCTTCAATCAGTTGTCGCGCTGTGCCCGTTGGCTTGGACGTTAGGCCAGCCGAGCATACTTCTGGCGGGGAATCCGATGTGGAGAGTGCCTCTGTGGTTGGACTATGTGGCAGTCCCTTATGCCTGCGAACCCCGAAGGTTCAGTCATCGTCGCACGAGGCAGTCTTAAAAGAGAAAAACTCTCAATTTCCTCGAGATATCCAATCTTCAATTTTCCATAACGAATCAAATAACTTAGGAATTCAGCAAAATGAGGATCAAGAAAACACTCACGCAGTGGAGAGCTTACCAGTTCAAGGATCTACTTTACAAGAAAACGATCGAGCATTAGAAATTTCTTTGGACTTTGAAACAACTCAGCAGTCCGATGTTTTAGGCGAGCACCTAAACTCATCTGATTATGACTTTTAtaaatgattttcaatttaataaaaccaaTCGAATACCCGCGCTTGTATCGATATATCGATAGCCACTTCGCGTGACTATGTCTAAGAGCAAGCCCACGACTGTTTGTGTATGTTTTCTCAAATTTCtattctctctctctctctcactgcACTAATAAAATTAGAGTCCATTGATATGGAAATgctaaaagaaaaatgtatagGAAAACTGAAATATAATTGGCTTTTAGCACGTTTAATACCTTCATAGTTTCTTTGCAAGAACACTTAAGATTAATCGTCGATAAGAGGCTGAAATGTGGCCacataatattaaattaatcaGTTCAGAATATACAATTCGTGTAAAGGGTATACAAAAGTCGCACGATGGTGAGCCTAGGGAATCTGTTATTACCGCGCTGCCTCTGGAAGTGTTTTTTCATTCAACTCTCGGTCCTCGGCGCGTAAAGATTGCATTTACCTTTTGCTCAGTATTTTAGCTTTGTGTTTTTgcgtatttttatttatatgtgtaaATCGTTATTTAAGCATTTGCATTGGGTTTAATTGCTTGCGATAAGTGCTAAACAGATGCGTCCAGTTCAATCTGTCTATTGTGGGATTTCTAGCGGTAATTGAGAGGTAAAGAGAGTTGCAGTTCACGCCACCTCACTCCTCCCCTCCTCTCTTGTGACGTCGgcagatgcaaatgcaaatgcaaaagtgCGCGGCCAGTTAATTGAATTGGATTCTATCGTGATTGGAAAAGATATAGCGCGGCAGCAGGATGGATTTCAAATTCCTGATGATACTCATCCTGGGCTTCGGCTTTATGTTCGTCTTTACGGCATTCCAGACCATGTGTAACATCGAGGTAAGTTATTCCTCTCTACGCTCTCAGTTCTTCtactctctttctctctgttCCCACGCTTGTGTGTATGCGTGGGCGTTGTTGTTGACATCCTTGCCATTGGACCTtcgtccttgtccttgtcaATAGACATCGCAGTGCCCTTGCCGCCCACAAGTGCGCCCACTACGCCCACTTCAACCCGCGTCACAGGATGTTATAACATTGCCGCCATTCAAGCGGCAATTGTTCGCCCGTAAATTACCCCCTGATTTGTGGCGGTGTAAAGTGGCA
This genomic stretch from Drosophila yakuba strain Tai18E2 chromosome 3R, Prin_Dyak_Tai18E2_2.1, whole genome shotgun sequence harbors:
- the LOC6536830 gene encoding uncharacterized protein LOC6536830 encodes the protein MDDFRVPKKVNRNVFKAISILQSSRTHFVRVSEITDQVKYQMRNCVPVAHVDEVIKQSLSNLTKLGIVRRLGSARYALTNVVFARMGVVVPNPIASTPGNPGTPLRKAVQNARRKRSLGRLDPWKSATKILSEDSLSGTEMDKARKRVRGNTKRVVKQKREIANPQTRPNQYKETDIPTTSNKPSLFDAGSILDCTKQPSLFEPTTNSKQILFGSPGWTYTKPIQSTPATPSATIKLNQKTNDPRSTPTVISGNSSTTSVMDVKGNVEENRGSEASISCRAVPVGLDVRPAEHTSGGESDVESASVVGLCGSPLCLRTPKVQSSSHEAVLKEKNSQFPRDIQSSIFHNESNNLGIQQNEDQENTHAVESLPVQGSTLQENDRALEISLDFETTQQSDVLGEHLNSSDYDFYK